A section of the Cylindrospermum stagnale PCC 7417 genome encodes:
- a CDS encoding SulP family inorganic anion transporter — protein sequence MNLLPGVLIAVVVATAIALIASAESLVSAAAVDRLHQGQKTDFDRELAAQGFGDFQRIKYTVNKNDNHFKEGERGCLCLSLSPPINMQDKCLHKDSS from the coding sequence TTGAATTTGCTACCTGGTGTTCTGATTGCTGTGGTGGTGGCAACTGCGATCGCCTTGATCGCCAGTGCAGAAAGCCTAGTCTCAGCCGCCGCAGTAGACCGACTACACCAGGGACAAAAAACGGATTTTGATCGCGAACTGGCCGCGCAAGGTTTTGGGGACTTCCAGAGAATAAAATATACAGTCAATAAAAATGATAATCATTTTAAGGAGGGAGAGAGGGGTTGCCTCTGTCTTTCCCTCTCTCCCCCAATAAATATGCAAGATAAATGTCTACACAAAGATAGTTCTTAA
- a CDS encoding DUF2808 domain-containing protein: protein MKKTLIYTSTVFALATTAFISLSHASAKETNIDNNLQYPANSWRLVKHTFRLNIPQNNNPLSQLIIETPSTVAVSNNIDVFDANGQKINTNISVNGKQIIIDFPEKVISNTKLLVNFNQVQQPVTGPASVYNFSAKVVGSEIEIPVGIAQFPTF, encoded by the coding sequence ATGAAGAAAACATTGATTTACACAAGTACAGTGTTTGCTCTTGCCACTACAGCTTTCATTTCCCTTAGTCATGCAAGTGCTAAGGAGACTAATATTGATAATAATTTGCAATATCCTGCTAATAGTTGGCGGCTTGTCAAACATACTTTTCGGTTAAACATCCCCCAAAACAACAACCCTCTTTCCCAACTTATTATAGAAACTCCATCTACTGTAGCAGTGAGTAATAACATTGATGTCTTCGATGCGAATGGTCAGAAAATTAATACTAATATTTCCGTCAATGGCAAACAGATTATTATAGATTTCCCTGAAAAGGTCATTTCTAACACTAAACTCTTAGTTAATTTTAATCAAGTTCAACAACCAGTCACAGGCCCAGCTTCTGTATACAACTTTTCAGCTAAGGTTGTTGGTAGTGAGATAGAGATTCCCGTTGGTATAGCTCAATTCCCTACATTTTAA